A region of Leishmania infantum JPCM5 genome chromosome 31 DNA encodes the following proteins:
- a CDS encoding ubiquinol-cytochrome-c reductase-like protein: MASDPVDIKLDLEKECLANECAKKVGAYNACLERIKTVSPEKEPHCYNQYFAIVHCVDVCVDPKLWPTLK, translated from the coding sequence ATGGCGTCCGATCCGGTAGACATCAAACTGGACCTCGAGAAGGAGTGCCTGGCGAACGAGTGCGCCAAGAAGGTGGGCGCGTACAACGCGTGCCTGGAGCGCATCAAGACCGTCAGCCCCGAGAAGGAGCCGCACTGCTACAACCAGTACTTTGCCATCGTGCACTGCGTAGACGTGTGCGTCGACCCGAAGCTGTGGCCGACACTCAAGTAA